The genomic segment TCTTTTTCAGGTCGAAATATCCTTCACGGGCAGCAGCCTTGTCAAAAAACGCCTGCACGCTCGTCGTATCGCCAGGCGTGTGAACGGCTATCCGTGTCTTATCGATGTTCAGTTCATCCACATAAATCTTCCAGAAGTTCTCGCTTTCCGTCGTGTCGGGCGGCACCGTATCGCTCAACTCAACACTTACATCGGCAGACTTCAACTGAGCGGTATTCACGCGCAACGTCTTCGCTTTCAGGTCGATACCGTGGCTCTCGAGTGCAAAATGTTCCAAGCGCCCCTTCACCCGTGCCTCGGGTATCAGACCGTCAGTATTCACCTTCAGCCGGTTAAATTCAAGTGCATCAATCTCCACTTTTTTCTTAAACAAAGGCAAGAGTTGTACGTCAACCACCAATTCTCCCACGTCGGCAATCGTGTCACGCACTCCGGGAATGGAGTCGTTCGCCTTAATCATACGGAAGTCGGTCACCGACAAATCAAGCGGAAACTTCAGAGCCACCCTGCCCACCGTAATCTCCATACCCGTTTCCTCGGAAGCATAGGCTGCCACCTTCTTTGCAGCCCAATTCTGAATAGGAGGGATGTAAAGAAGTATGGTCAGTAAGACGAACAGTAAGATAGGGGTCAGAACAGCAATCCCCATCCATTTCAGCACTCTCTTCATACAACTGCTATCAACCGCATATTATAATATGTACGCGCGATATTAGGTGCAAAGATAGCATAAATCAGAAACAACACAAAAAGAATTGATTCTTTTTTACGCGACAAAGCCCCGCCTCAAGGTCGTTCCATGCCTCCTGCCTGATGCCACAAAGGGTCGTCCGGCAATGGCGAAACCACACTGATGGGCTGTTTGGAGACAGGATGCACAAATTCCACTTTCCTTGCCAAGAGCGAAATGCTTCCGTCGGGATTGGAGCGCTGGGCGCCATACTTCAAATCGCCCTTGATGGGACAGCCCATGGCTGACAGCTGACAGCGTATCTGGTGATGCCGTCCCGTGAGCAGCAGCACTTCCAGCAGATGGTAATTGTCGGTAGAACCGATGTGGCGATATTTCAGGACAGCCCGCTTCGCATGCGGTTTTTCCCGGTCGTAAGCATAACTCTTGTTTTGTTTCTCGTTGCGCACGAGCCAATGTTCCAGCGTCCCCTCTTCCTGTGGCGGGAGATTCTTTGTCAATGCCCAATAGGTCTTATGCACCTCGCCGTCGCGAAACATATTGTTCAGACGGGAGAGTGCCTTCGACGTACGCGCAAACACGACCAGTCCGCTCACAGGACGGTCCAAGCGATGAACGACTCCGAGAAAGACATCTCCGGGCTTTGCATATTTCTTCTTGATATACGCTTTCACCCGTTCCGACAGCGGCTCGTCGCCAGTCTTATCGCCCTGCACAATCTCCCCACTCTCTTTATATACAATAATAATATGGTTGTCTTCGTAAACTACTTCCATGCGCTTCTTTATTGATTAGCAATATGTTCCTTCCAAAATCTGTAATTCTTCCTTCTGTAAAAAGCATGGGCTCCAAAAGGCAAACGCCCTCCTGATATCTGATAGGCTGTTGCGGGATGGGTATCCATGGAGAAATGCACAGCCTCCTCATAAGAAGGTATGTTCAATGCCTGCGGCTCTAAACGGTTGACGTGGTAAGACCAAAACACATCTTCGTAATACTTCGAATGATTGGGATGCTGCTCCATATTCTTAATGGCTGCTTGCCCGTATTTCTTCGACAAT from the Prevotella sp. Rep29 genome contains:
- a CDS encoding RluA family pseudouridine synthase codes for the protein MEVVYEDNHIIIVYKESGEIVQGDKTGDEPLSERVKAYIKKKYAKPGDVFLGVVHRLDRPVSGLVVFARTSKALSRLNNMFRDGEVHKTYWALTKNLPPQEEGTLEHWLVRNEKQNKSYAYDREKPHAKRAVLKYRHIGSTDNYHLLEVLLLTGRHHQIRCQLSAMGCPIKGDLKYGAQRSNPDGSISLLARKVEFVHPVSKQPISVVSPLPDDPLWHQAGGMERP